In Synechococcus sp. UW69, the following are encoded in one genomic region:
- a CDS encoding pilus assembly protein PilZ has translation MSARVPTSRAYWNLRAEQVMDQVFDHETVTAPSQPHLVPVDVDVHEPTAAAPDRRSPTPWLLPLISGVAVAGVICSAWLVSSLQRSRLDLERQQSVAMIERLRDQLAAQETRPEPTVTPEEASEAVLSLEPLTLPIKQPLTAVPQSSDQAPAPIEPTPQLTGVVKGPGGTSSAIFQLGQGSVSAGIGDAIGSSGWVLNNVTDSGAVISRNGQSQTLSVGGLF, from the coding sequence GTGTCAGCACGGGTTCCCACCTCACGCGCCTACTGGAACCTGCGAGCCGAGCAGGTGATGGACCAGGTGTTTGACCATGAGACGGTCACCGCCCCGAGCCAGCCACACCTGGTGCCGGTTGATGTTGATGTGCACGAACCAACGGCAGCAGCACCCGACCGCCGCTCCCCTACCCCCTGGCTGCTGCCGCTGATAAGTGGCGTCGCCGTTGCCGGGGTGATCTGCAGCGCCTGGCTGGTAAGCAGCCTGCAGCGCTCCCGCCTGGACCTGGAACGGCAGCAAAGCGTCGCCATGATCGAGCGGCTGCGCGACCAACTCGCTGCGCAGGAGACCCGCCCAGAACCAACGGTCACGCCTGAGGAGGCTTCAGAAGCGGTCTTGAGCCTGGAACCGCTGACCCTGCCGATCAAACAGCCGTTGACGGCCGTTCCCCAAAGCAGCGATCAAGCCCCGGCTCCGATCGAGCCCACCCCCCAACTCACAGGCGTGGTGAAGGGCCCGGGTGGAACCAGTTCCGCCATTTTTCAGCTGGGACAGGGATCGGTGTCCGCCGGCATCGGTGATGCCATCGGCAGCAGCGGTTGGGTTCTCAACAACGTCACCGATAGCGGTGCTGTAATCAGCCGCAACGGCCAGAGCCAAACCCTTTCGGTGGGAGGACTCTTCTGA
- a CDS encoding chorismate lyase, translating to MNPTQRLHPSPHQLWQAPTDAVLSAEGPRQLPGPWRLMLLGDGSPTRHLRLLTGSPVAVDLIAMEADQSDHPGAPEEVKELMAPLLRRQVWLTCGGTPLAWAESWWNQAEADWHLRDRNQPIWKSLTEGRSELFREVDGLALVEGDWLDQTFGYRGPYWSRHYRFFRQGKALTVIREVFSPQLETWLGPTLRQEFQQSS from the coding sequence CTGAACCCCACCCAGCGACTTCACCCATCACCGCACCAGCTCTGGCAAGCCCCCACCGACGCCGTGCTCTCGGCGGAGGGACCGCGACAACTACCAGGACCCTGGCGGCTGATGCTGCTGGGTGATGGCAGCCCAACCCGCCACCTGCGACTCCTAACCGGTTCACCCGTCGCCGTGGATTTGATCGCCATGGAGGCCGACCAGAGCGACCACCCCGGGGCACCGGAGGAAGTGAAGGAACTGATGGCACCCTTGCTGCGCCGTCAGGTCTGGCTGACCTGCGGCGGCACACCCCTGGCCTGGGCGGAAAGCTGGTGGAACCAAGCTGAAGCGGATTGGCACCTGCGGGACCGCAATCAACCGATCTGGAAAAGCCTGACGGAAGGACGCTCTGAGCTGTTCCGGGAGGTGGACGGCTTGGCGCTGGTGGAGGGAGATTGGCTCGACCAGACCTTTGGCTATCGCGGCCCGTATTGGAGCCGCCACTACCGCTTCTTCCGCCAAGGCAAGGCCCTCACCGTGATTCGCGAAGTGTTCAGCCCCCAGCTCGAAACCTGGCTCGGGCCCACGCTGCGCCAAGAGTTTCAACAAAGTTCATGA
- a CDS encoding SprT family zinc-dependent metalloprotease has product MALIRISSPRSVPLQPLLPLFHRLNREHFGGVLVDGGQPLTAVRWSDGRMSRTAGFYRRGPGVGEGRGSEIVLSRPVLEPLPQTATESTLCHEMIHAWVDLVQRRRESHGPLFRARMAAINAAQSRFQVSIRHSYPVPPRPPRWLAVCPRCGRRTPCRRRTRNAACRACCIEHFHGRWDVSCVLSYVEAEG; this is encoded by the coding sequence ATGGCGCTGATTCGGATCTCCTCCCCTCGCTCTGTGCCTTTGCAGCCCCTGCTGCCGTTGTTTCACCGCCTCAACCGGGAGCATTTCGGAGGTGTTCTGGTGGATGGTGGGCAGCCGCTGACGGCTGTGCGTTGGAGTGATGGGCGGATGAGCCGCACCGCGGGGTTTTATCGGCGTGGCCCAGGGGTGGGCGAGGGACGCGGCAGCGAGATCGTTCTGTCGCGACCCGTCTTGGAACCGCTGCCGCAGACCGCTACGGAAAGCACGCTTTGTCACGAGATGATCCACGCATGGGTCGATCTGGTGCAGCGCCGCCGGGAAAGCCATGGACCGCTGTTCCGGGCTCGGATGGCAGCGATCAATGCGGCCCAGAGTCGCTTTCAGGTGAGCATCCGCCACAGCTATCCGGTGCCGCCCCGGCCGCCCCGCTGGCTGGCGGTCTGTCCCCGCTGCGGGCGTCGCACTCCTTGCCGGAGACGCACGCGTAATGCCGCCTGCCGCGCCTGTTGCATCGAGCACTTTCACGGCCGCTGGGATGTCAGCTGTGTGCTCAGTTATGTGGAGGCGGAGGGCTAG
- the ligA gene encoding NAD-dependent DNA ligase LigA: MPDPHERAAELRQLLNRAGHAYYVLDAPVMEDAVYDRLYRELLELEESHPDLQRPDSPTQRVGGAPAEGFSSVEHRVGLLSLNNAFNRDDLEAWHERLLKVLDRPNDTQLPLVGELKIDGNALALSYRHGVLERAATRGDGSRGEEITANVRTISSIPLRLQIDNPPEWVEVRGEAFIPDATFAAINAEREQRGEALFANPRNACAGTLRQLDPNVVAARRLDFFAYTLHLPGDAQPPSQWAALEWLNTAGFRVNPNRELCADLAAIERFCDHWEQGRHDLPYATDGVVVKLNDLLLQDEAGFTQKAPRWAIALKYPAEEAPTRLLRVGAQVGRTGAITPVAEFEAVALAGTSVSRATLHNADRIAELDLHLGDTIVVRKAGEIIPEVVRVLPELRPSDATPVQLPQHCPECGSSLVREGDEAATRCVNSSCPAILRGGLRHWVSKGALDVDGLGSKLIEQLVDRGLVRSLADLYRLDAALLASLDRMGDKSATNLVAALESSKQQAWHRQLYGLGIRHIGEVNAKALAADFFSIDSLAAAALEAPERIAELHGIGPEISASLGQWLRTPANQQLLQDLRSVGLSLEASASEQEAASQAGADADGVLQGKTLVLTGTLPNLSRSDAKALIEAAGGKVSGSVSKKTDYLVAGEAAGSKLTKAESLGVAVLSEDDLTAMLLP, translated from the coding sequence ATGCCTGATCCGCACGAGCGGGCCGCGGAACTGCGGCAACTGCTCAACCGTGCTGGCCACGCCTACTACGTTCTCGATGCTCCGGTGATGGAGGACGCGGTCTACGACCGCCTCTATCGCGAGCTGCTCGAGTTGGAAGAGAGCCATCCTGATCTGCAACGTCCCGACAGCCCCACCCAGCGGGTGGGCGGGGCCCCAGCCGAAGGGTTCAGCAGCGTTGAGCACCGTGTGGGGCTGCTCAGCCTCAACAACGCCTTCAACCGCGACGACCTAGAGGCCTGGCATGAGCGGCTGCTCAAGGTGCTGGACCGACCCAACGACACCCAGCTGCCCCTGGTGGGGGAACTGAAAATTGATGGCAACGCCCTCGCCCTGAGCTACCGCCATGGGGTGCTGGAGCGGGCCGCCACCCGTGGCGACGGCAGCCGCGGGGAAGAGATCACCGCCAACGTGCGCACGATCAGCTCGATTCCCCTTCGCCTGCAGATCGACAATCCACCGGAATGGGTGGAGGTGAGAGGGGAGGCCTTCATCCCTGATGCCACCTTCGCGGCGATCAATGCCGAACGCGAACAACGGGGCGAAGCCCTGTTCGCCAATCCCCGCAACGCCTGCGCCGGAACCCTGCGCCAACTGGACCCAAACGTGGTGGCCGCCCGCCGGCTCGACTTCTTCGCCTACACCCTGCATCTGCCAGGTGACGCCCAACCCCCAAGCCAATGGGCTGCTCTGGAGTGGCTCAACACGGCTGGTTTCCGCGTCAACCCGAACCGGGAGCTCTGTGCCGATCTGGCCGCCATCGAACGCTTCTGCGACCACTGGGAACAGGGTCGCCATGACCTCCCCTATGCCACCGACGGCGTGGTGGTGAAACTGAACGACCTGCTGCTGCAGGACGAAGCCGGCTTCACCCAGAAGGCACCGCGCTGGGCAATCGCCCTCAAATACCCCGCCGAAGAGGCCCCCACCCGTCTGCTTCGCGTTGGCGCGCAGGTGGGCCGCACCGGTGCCATCACCCCCGTCGCCGAATTCGAAGCGGTGGCCTTGGCCGGCACCAGCGTCAGCCGCGCCACCCTGCACAACGCCGATCGGATCGCTGAACTGGATCTGCATCTGGGCGACACCATCGTGGTGCGCAAAGCCGGGGAGATCATTCCCGAAGTGGTGCGGGTGCTGCCGGAGCTCAGGCCCAGCGACGCCACACCGGTGCAACTGCCGCAACACTGCCCCGAATGTGGCTCCAGCCTGGTGCGGGAGGGCGATGAAGCCGCCACCCGCTGCGTGAACAGCAGCTGCCCGGCGATCCTGCGGGGTGGCCTGCGGCACTGGGTGAGCAAGGGCGCCCTGGATGTGGATGGCCTCGGCAGCAAGTTGATCGAACAACTGGTGGACCGCGGCCTAGTGCGCTCTCTCGCCGATCTCTACCGGCTGGATGCCGCCCTGCTCGCCAGCCTGGATCGGATGGGGGACAAATCGGCCACCAACCTAGTGGCCGCCCTGGAGTCCTCCAAACAGCAGGCCTGGCACCGCCAGCTCTACGGCCTGGGAATACGCCACATCGGCGAGGTCAACGCCAAAGCTCTCGCCGCTGACTTCTTCAGCATCGACAGCCTCGCAGCAGCGGCTCTGGAGGCACCAGAGCGGATCGCCGAACTGCACGGCATTGGCCCGGAAATCAGCGCCAGCCTTGGCCAATGGCTGCGCACACCCGCCAACCAACAGCTGCTGCAGGACTTGCGCAGCGTCGGGCTCTCCCTGGAAGCAAGTGCCTCCGAGCAGGAGGCCGCGAGCCAAGCCGGAGCTGACGCCGACGGCGTGCTGCAGGGCAAGACCCTGGTTCTCACAGGAACACTCCCCAACCTCAGCCGCAGCGATGCAAAAGCCTTGATCGAAGCGGCCGGCGGCAAGGTGAGCGGCAGCGTCAGCAAAAAGACCGACTACCTGGTGGCGGGAGAGGCCGCCGGCAGCAAACTGACCAAAGCCGAGAGCCTCGGGGTGGCGGTTCTCAGCGAAGACGACCTCACCGCCATGCTGCTGCCATGA
- a CDS encoding TVP38/TMEM64 family protein: MISLVQHWLPDVLELLRSPAGALLFIPLYALWVTLLLPGVWASMLAGVLYGTWLGSGLVFVGACLGAVVVFLLGRSVLRDWAQRRLEQLPKLQAVERAVSKEGLKLVLLTRLSPAFPFSLLNLAYGLSEVSLRDYSIGLIGILPGTVLFCGLGALAGDVARFGEVLGGEADAGTWALRVVGVLATLAVVWLVSRAARRALQDVETSL, translated from the coding sequence TTGATCTCCTTGGTTCAGCACTGGCTGCCGGATGTGTTGGAGCTGCTGCGCTCCCCGGCCGGTGCGCTGTTGTTCATTCCGCTCTATGCCCTCTGGGTGACGCTGCTGCTGCCGGGGGTGTGGGCTTCGATGCTGGCCGGAGTGCTCTATGGCACCTGGCTTGGCAGTGGCCTGGTGTTCGTTGGGGCCTGCCTGGGGGCGGTGGTGGTGTTTTTGCTGGGGCGTTCGGTGCTGCGCGACTGGGCCCAGCGCCGCTTGGAGCAGCTCCCCAAGCTGCAGGCGGTGGAGCGGGCCGTCAGCAAGGAGGGGCTGAAGCTCGTTTTACTGACGCGCCTCTCGCCCGCTTTTCCCTTTTCCCTGCTCAACCTCGCCTATGGCCTTAGTGAGGTGAGCCTGCGTGACTACAGCATCGGCTTGATTGGGATTCTTCCCGGCACCGTGTTGTTTTGCGGCTTGGGGGCGCTGGCTGGAGATGTGGCCCGTTTCGGTGAAGTGCTGGGGGGTGAGGCCGATGCCGGTACCTGGGCGCTGCGGGTGGTGGGGGTGCTCGCCACGCTGGCGGTGGTCTGGTTGGTGAGCCGGGCAGCCCGGCGGGCGCTTCAGGATGTGGAGACGTCGCTCTGA
- a CDS encoding ABC transporter permease produces the protein MGRYWRTLRRFWSTAVAVQLEYQANVLIELLAVAMSLSGSLFLLSLFYGPDQTLGGWSWAQALMVQGLYTVFDGMATTWLRPNLGAIVTHVREGTLDFVLLKPIDSQFWLSLRTLSPAGLPEIGLGLVLLAWGSHQAGVVLTLSSLLTVLVMLLAGGLILYSLWFLIAATSIWFVKTWNATEVLRALLASGRYPLNAYPPALRLLFTLVLPVAFLTTVPAQVLLGKAAGPMLLAGLALAVLFFAAARAFWLFALRFYTSASS, from the coding sequence ATGGGGCGGTACTGGCGGACGTTGCGTCGCTTCTGGAGTACCGCCGTGGCGGTGCAGTTGGAATACCAGGCCAACGTGTTGATCGAGCTGCTGGCGGTGGCGATGAGCCTCAGCGGCAGCCTGTTTCTACTTTCGCTGTTTTATGGCCCCGATCAGACCCTGGGGGGTTGGAGTTGGGCCCAGGCCCTGATGGTGCAGGGGCTTTACACCGTGTTCGATGGCATGGCCACCACCTGGCTGCGCCCGAATCTTGGGGCGATCGTCACCCATGTGCGGGAGGGCACCCTGGATTTCGTGCTGCTCAAGCCAATCGACAGCCAGTTCTGGTTGTCGCTCCGCACCCTGTCTCCGGCTGGGTTGCCGGAAATTGGCCTGGGGCTTGTGCTGCTGGCCTGGGGCAGCCATCAGGCCGGCGTAGTGCTCACCTTGTCCTCACTGCTCACCGTGCTGGTGATGCTGCTGGCCGGTGGCTTGATCCTTTATTCGCTCTGGTTTCTGATCGCCGCCACGAGTATCTGGTTCGTCAAAACCTGGAATGCCACCGAGGTGTTGCGGGCCCTGCTGGCTTCCGGTCGTTATCCCCTCAACGCCTACCCGCCGGCCTTGCGTCTGCTGTTCACCCTGGTGCTGCCCGTGGCGTTTCTCACCACGGTTCCGGCCCAGGTGTTGCTTGGGAAAGCCGCGGGACCAATGCTGCTGGCTGGCTTGGCGCTGGCGGTGCTGTTCTTTGCAGCGGCGCGGGCCTTCTGGTTGTTTGCCCTGCGGTTTTACACCTCAGCCTCCAGTTGA
- a CDS encoding ABC-2 family transporter protein, producing the protein MRIFGLNRRIIRVLLGSQYAHMLEYRAEIALWALSGVLPFIMLSVWSGSEARSGLGLDGVALDRYFLSAYLVRQFSVVWVVYAFEEDALLGRLSPYLLQPLHPLWRYVAAHLGEQLTRLPFAALIAVVFFAVQPQAFWLPSLGGFVLAWLATWMAFAIAFLFQSLIAALCFWSEKASALERLQFIPFVFLSGLLAPLTAFPPAVRAVAQWTPFPYLIDFPARVLAGQPVNLMAGFGAQLAWVALLLPLVLLLWRSGVRRYSAMGA; encoded by the coding sequence ATGCGGATCTTCGGGTTGAACCGCAGGATCATCCGGGTGCTGCTGGGCTCCCAGTACGCCCACATGCTCGAGTACCGCGCTGAGATCGCCCTCTGGGCACTCTCAGGGGTGCTGCCGTTCATCATGCTCAGCGTCTGGAGTGGCAGCGAGGCCCGCTCGGGACTGGGGCTCGATGGTGTGGCCCTGGATCGCTATTTCCTCAGCGCTTATCTGGTGCGCCAGTTCTCGGTGGTTTGGGTCGTCTATGCCTTCGAGGAGGACGCCCTACTGGGCCGGCTGTCGCCCTATCTGCTGCAGCCGCTCCACCCGCTCTGGCGTTATGTGGCGGCCCATCTGGGTGAGCAGCTCACCCGCCTGCCCTTCGCAGCCTTGATTGCTGTGGTGTTTTTTGCTGTGCAGCCCCAGGCCTTCTGGTTGCCGTCATTGGGGGGCTTTGTGCTGGCTTGGCTCGCCACCTGGATGGCCTTTGCCATCGCCTTTTTGTTCCAGAGCTTGATCGCGGCCCTGTGCTTCTGGAGTGAGAAGGCCAGCGCCCTGGAGCGGCTCCAGTTCATCCCGTTTGTGTTTCTGTCCGGTCTGTTGGCGCCGCTCACGGCGTTTCCGCCGGCGGTGCGGGCGGTGGCCCAGTGGACGCCCTTCCCGTATCTGATCGATTTCCCGGCCCGGGTGCTGGCCGGTCAGCCGGTGAATTTGATGGCGGGCTTTGGGGCGCAGCTGGCCTGGGTGGCTCTGTTACTGCCGTTGGTGCTGTTGCTCTGGCGGTCCGGCGTTCGCCGTTACAGCGCGATGGGGGCCTGA
- a CDS encoding ATP-binding cassette domain-containing protein, whose translation MIQVQGLSKTYRVAEKQPGLAGTLRHFLRRRTRDVTAVQDVSFTIEPGEMVGFLGANGAGKTTTLKMLCGLIHPSAGDVQVAGHRPQRRQAEFLRRITLVMGQKQQLLWDLPPMDSLRVNAAVYGIPDGVARRRVSELADLLELGEELTRPVRKLSLGQRMKAELLAALLHEPEVLFLDEPTLGLDVNAQARVRQFLAGYNRRTGATVLLTSHYMADITALCPRVLLIHQGRLFHDGPLEALADQLAPEREVRLKLESPIEPGALAGLGRLEQLEGCDVRLLVPRDQLTAVVAQLLDRFPVRDLDVTDPPIEELIGGLFRQGRV comes from the coding sequence GTGATTCAGGTTCAGGGGCTGAGCAAGACCTACCGGGTTGCCGAGAAGCAGCCCGGTTTGGCCGGCACCCTGCGCCATTTCCTTCGGCGCCGCACGCGGGACGTGACGGCGGTGCAGGACGTCTCTTTCACGATCGAGCCCGGCGAGATGGTGGGCTTTCTCGGCGCCAACGGCGCCGGCAAAACCACCACCTTGAAGATGCTTTGCGGCTTGATCCATCCGAGCGCTGGGGATGTGCAGGTGGCGGGGCACCGGCCGCAGCGCCGCCAGGCGGAGTTCCTGCGCCGGATCACCCTGGTGATGGGGCAGAAGCAGCAACTGCTCTGGGATCTGCCGCCGATGGATTCCCTGCGGGTGAATGCGGCGGTGTATGGCATCCCCGATGGTGTGGCCCGGCGGCGGGTCAGCGAGCTGGCCGATCTGCTGGAGCTGGGGGAGGAGCTCACCCGGCCGGTGCGCAAACTTTCCCTTGGCCAGCGCATGAAGGCCGAATTGCTGGCGGCCTTGTTGCACGAGCCGGAGGTGCTGTTCCTCGATGAACCGACTCTTGGGTTGGATGTGAATGCCCAGGCCCGGGTGCGTCAGTTCCTGGCGGGCTACAACCGCCGCACGGGGGCAACCGTGTTGCTCACCAGTCACTACATGGCTGATATCACGGCCCTGTGCCCTCGGGTGCTGTTGATCCACCAGGGGCGGTTGTTCCATGACGGCCCCCTCGAGGCTCTGGCCGATCAATTGGCGCCGGAGCGGGAGGTGCGGCTGAAATTGGAGTCGCCGATTGAGCCGGGAGCACTGGCCGGGCTGGGACGTCTTGAGCAGCTGGAGGGGTGTGACGTGCGGCTGCTGGTGCCGCGGGACCAGCTCACCGCGGTGGTGGCCCAGTTGTTGGACCGCTTCCCCGTGCGTGATTTGGATGTGACTGATCCGCCCATCGAAGAATTGATCGGTGGGCTATTTCGGCAGGGGCGCGTCTGA
- a CDS encoding valine--tRNA ligase produces the protein MPELAKTYDPVGTEARWQQAWDDQGAFHPDPKAPGEPFSVVIPPPNVTGSLHMGHAFNTALIDTIVRYQRLAGKNVLCLPGTDHASIAVQTILEKQLKEEGKTRHDLGRDAFLERAWQWKAESGGRIVGQLRRLGYSVDWKRQRFTLDEGLSEAVKEAFVRLHEQGLIYRGEYLVNWCPASGSAVSDLEVDMKEVDGHLWHFRYPLSSGEGHLEVATTRPETMLGDTAVAVNPTDERYAHLVGQTLKLPFVDREIPIVADDHVEKDFGTGCVKVTPAHDPNDFAIGQRHGLPQITVMRKNGTMNKEAGQFEGLDRFEARKAVVAGLEELGLLVKVEDYRHSVPYSDRGKVPVEPLLSTQWFVKTEPLAARCREALEQQDPRFIPERWEKVYRDWLTDIRDWCISRQLWWGHRIPAWFVISESGGKYTDTTPYVVARNEAEALEKAKAEYGAAAEIEQDEDVLDTWFSSGLWPFSTLGWPDASSADLQRWYPTSTLVTGFDIIFFWVARMTMMAGAFTGEMPFQDVYIHGLVRDEQNRKMSKSAGNGIDPLLLIDRYGTDALRFALVREVAGAGQDIRLDYDRKKDTSATVEASRNFANKLWNATRFALMNLGGETPAQLGDPDPAALQLADRWILSRLARVNRETAERYSNYGLGEAAKGLYEFAWNDVCDWYLELSKRRLNPGENPSAEALADQRVAKQVLAKVISQMHLMLHPLMPHLTEELWHSVTGEPETSFLALQPWPVLDQSALDDGLEASFAELIGAIRVVRNLRAVAGLKPSQSVPVRFVTGRGELAAVLSQGTADITALTRAESVAVMTPTEADAAPVAKALAGVSGELQVLLPIEGLVDLDALKSRLEKDIAKAEKEIKGLAGRLGNPNFADKAPPEVVAECQANLDEKQAQADLARKRLADLS, from the coding sequence GTGCCCGAACTGGCCAAGACCTACGACCCGGTTGGCACGGAGGCCCGATGGCAACAGGCCTGGGACGACCAGGGAGCCTTCCATCCCGACCCGAAGGCGCCCGGTGAACCGTTCTCGGTGGTGATCCCGCCACCGAACGTGACCGGCAGCCTGCACATGGGCCATGCCTTCAACACGGCCTTGATCGACACGATCGTGCGCTATCAGCGTTTGGCTGGAAAGAACGTGTTGTGTCTGCCCGGCACCGACCACGCCTCGATCGCGGTGCAGACGATCCTGGAGAAGCAGCTGAAGGAGGAGGGCAAGACCCGTCACGACCTCGGCCGTGACGCCTTCCTGGAGCGGGCCTGGCAGTGGAAGGCCGAAAGCGGTGGCCGGATCGTGGGCCAGCTGCGCCGTCTGGGCTATTCCGTTGATTGGAAGCGCCAGCGCTTCACCCTCGATGAGGGCCTTAGTGAGGCGGTGAAGGAGGCCTTCGTGCGGCTGCATGAGCAGGGGCTGATCTACCGGGGTGAATACCTGGTGAATTGGTGCCCCGCCTCGGGCTCGGCGGTGAGCGATCTGGAGGTGGACATGAAGGAGGTGGACGGTCACCTCTGGCATTTCCGTTATCCCCTCAGCAGCGGTGAAGGTCATCTGGAGGTGGCCACCACCCGGCCCGAAACGATGTTGGGCGACACGGCGGTGGCGGTGAATCCCACCGACGAGCGCTACGCACATCTGGTGGGTCAAACCCTCAAGTTGCCGTTTGTGGATCGCGAGATTCCGATCGTGGCCGACGACCACGTGGAGAAAGACTTCGGCACCGGCTGCGTCAAGGTGACGCCGGCCCACGATCCCAACGATTTCGCCATCGGTCAGCGCCACGGTCTGCCCCAGATCACGGTGATGCGCAAGAACGGCACGATGAACAAAGAGGCTGGCCAGTTCGAGGGGCTCGATCGCTTCGAGGCTCGCAAGGCCGTGGTGGCCGGCTTGGAGGAGCTGGGGCTGCTGGTGAAGGTGGAGGACTACCGCCACAGCGTTCCCTATTCCGACCGCGGCAAAGTGCCGGTGGAGCCGCTGCTGTCCACCCAGTGGTTTGTCAAAACCGAGCCCCTAGCGGCCCGCTGCCGTGAGGCTCTGGAACAGCAGGATCCCCGCTTCATTCCTGAGCGATGGGAGAAGGTCTACCGCGACTGGCTGACCGACATCCGCGACTGGTGCATCAGCCGTCAGCTCTGGTGGGGGCATCGCATCCCCGCCTGGTTCGTGATCAGTGAGAGCGGCGGCAAGTACACCGACACCACGCCTTACGTGGTGGCCCGCAACGAAGCCGAAGCCCTGGAGAAGGCCAAGGCGGAATACGGCGCGGCGGCGGAGATCGAGCAGGACGAAGACGTGCTCGACACCTGGTTCTCCAGTGGCCTGTGGCCCTTTTCCACCTTGGGCTGGCCCGATGCGAGCAGCGCCGATCTGCAGCGTTGGTATCCCACCAGCACCCTGGTGACGGGCTTCGACATCATCTTTTTCTGGGTGGCCCGGATGACGATGATGGCCGGCGCCTTCACCGGAGAGATGCCCTTCCAGGACGTCTACATCCACGGCCTGGTGCGGGACGAGCAGAACCGCAAGATGAGCAAGAGCGCCGGCAATGGCATCGATCCGCTGCTGCTGATCGACCGTTACGGCACCGATGCCCTGCGCTTCGCCCTGGTGCGGGAGGTGGCTGGCGCTGGTCAGGACATCCGCCTGGACTACGACCGCAAGAAGGACACCTCCGCCACGGTGGAGGCCTCGCGCAATTTCGCCAACAAGCTTTGGAACGCCACCCGCTTCGCCCTGATGAACCTGGGCGGCGAAACGCCGGCTCAACTCGGGGATCCCGACCCCGCTGCGCTGCAGCTGGCGGACCGCTGGATCCTCTCCCGCCTGGCCCGGGTGAATCGGGAGACAGCCGAGCGCTACAGCAACTACGGCCTGGGTGAAGCGGCTAAGGGCCTCTACGAGTTCGCCTGGAACGACGTTTGCGACTGGTATCTGGAGCTGAGCAAGCGCCGGCTCAACCCCGGTGAGAACCCCTCAGCCGAGGCCCTCGCCGATCAGCGGGTGGCCAAGCAGGTGTTGGCCAAGGTGATCAGCCAGATGCACCTGATGCTGCATCCGCTGATGCCCCACCTCACTGAGGAGCTCTGGCACAGCGTCACCGGTGAGCCGGAGACCAGCTTCCTGGCCCTGCAACCCTGGCCGGTGTTGGATCAAAGCGCTTTGGATGATGGGTTAGAAGCCTCCTTCGCCGAGCTGATCGGTGCCATTCGTGTGGTGCGCAACCTTCGCGCTGTGGCGGGTCTCAAGCCCTCCCAGTCGGTGCCGGTGCGCTTCGTTACCGGCCGCGGTGAGCTGGCGGCTGTGCTCAGCCAAGGCACGGCCGACATCACGGCGCTGACCCGGGCGGAGTCGGTTGCGGTGATGACACCAACAGAGGCTGATGCCGCTCCGGTGGCCAAGGCCTTGGCGGGGGTGAGCGGTGAGCTGCAGGTGCTGCTGCCGATCGAAGGTTTGGTCGACCTTGATGCGCTGAAGAGTCGCCTCGAGAAAGACATCGCCAAGGCGGAGAAGGAGATCAAGGGCCTGGCGGGCCGTTTGGGGAATCCCAACTTCGCTGATAAGGCACCGCCGGAGGTGGTGGCTGAGTGTCAGGCCAACTTGGATGAGAAGCAGGCCCAGGCCGATTTGGCCCGTAAGCGTTTGGCCGACCTGAGCTGA